The proteins below come from a single Zea mays cultivar B73 chromosome 8, Zm-B73-REFERENCE-NAM-5.0, whole genome shotgun sequence genomic window:
- the LOC100304360 gene encoding pentatricopeptide repeat (PPR) superfamily protein: MATTAAIHLRPLRSVAVSSARSRSLLHLLARPLSSSQSSYAYRPSPTAPAAAAPNHVHHPPHHHQSVPPPGPPPQWSAQGHPPPPPRGYGPPPPQHQHVPPPPPRGYGPPPPPPHGHVPPPPPPRHGHGPPPPGQHVLPPLLPHGHGPPPPGQHMPPPHGHGPPPPGQRVPPPPPPHGHGPPPPGQHLPPPPPPHGHGPPPPHQQAPPPPDPVAGPGELMGLCREGRVKDAVELLSKGARTDLDTFYELAATCSNPKLLEELRKVHDFFLRSPFRGDLRVNNMLLAMYAKCAAMPHARRTFDNMPDRDMDSWHIMIDGYSVNGLGDEALRLFELMKECMAPTSQTYLLVLNACANSEAIEEALLYFDAMSRDHGIEPGVEHYVGIIEVLGKSGHLNEALEFIEKLPFEPNAMVWESLLNLARMNGDIDLEDRAEELLVSLDPSKANPKKLPTPPPKRRLGINMLDGRNKLVEYRLPPKIEKKVVNEQRYVPDTRYVLHDIDQEAKEQALLYHSERLAIAYGLISTPARTPLRIIKNLRICGDCHNAIKIMSRIVGRELIVRDNKRFHHFKDGKCSCGDYW; encoded by the coding sequence ATGGCCACCACCGCCGCCATCCACCTGCGCCCGCTCCGTTCCGTCGCCGTCTCCTCCGCGAGGTCACGCTCGCTCCTCCACCTCCTCGCCCGGCCCCTCTCCTCTTCCCAATCGTCCTACGCCTACCGCCCTTCCCCTAcagcgcccgccgccgccgcccccaacCATGTCCACCACCCTCCCCATCACCACCAGTCGGTGCCTCCCCCAGGACCCCCTCCACAGTGGTCCGCGCAGGGACATCCGCCTCCGCCGCCCCGTGGCTATGGGCCTCCACCGCCGCAGCACCAGCATGTGCCGCCTCCGCCACCACGCGGCTACGGAcctccaccaccgcctccacACGGCCACGTACctccgccgcctccgccgcgaCACGGCCACGGGCCTCCACCACCGGGCCAGCACGTACTGCCGCCCCTGCTACCACACGGCCACGGACCTCCGCCACCGGGCCAGCACATGCCACCGCCACACGGCCACGGGCCTCCACCACCGGGCCAGCGCGTaccgccgcctccgccgccacaCGGCCACGGTCCTCCGCCACCGGGCCAGCACCTACCGCCGCCTCCACCACCACACGGCCACGGTCCTCCACCCCCGCACCAGCAGGCACCGCCGCCGCCTGATCCTGTGGCGGGGCCTGGGGAGCTGATGGGACTGTGCCGGGAGGGGCGGGTAAAGGATGCCGTGGAGCTTCTCTCCAAGGGTGCGCGCACCGACCTGGACACCTTCTACGAGCTCGCGGCCACCTGCTCCAACCCTAAGCTGCTGGAGGAGCTCAGGAAGGTGCACGACTTCTTCCTCCGCTCGCCCTTCCGCGGCGACCTCCGGGTCAACAACATGCTGCTCGCGATGTATGCCAAGTGCGCAGCCATGCCACATGCCCGCAGGACGTTTGACAATATGCCTGACCGCGACATGGACTCGTGGCACATCATGATCGACGGCTACTCTGTCAATGGACTTGGGGACGAGGCGCTGCGTCTGTTCGAGCTGATGAAGGAGTGTATGGCACCCACAAGTCAGACCTACCTGCTTGTGCTCAATGCCTGTGCCAACTCAGAGGCCATCGAGGAGGCGCTCCTTTACTTTGATGCCATGTCCAGGGACCATGGCATTGAGCCTGGTGTGGAGCACTATGTTGGGATCATTGAGGTCTTGGGGAAGTCAGGGCATCTCAACGAGGCTCTGGAGTTCATTGAGAAGCTGCCTTTCGAGCCCAATGCCATGGTGTGGGAGTCACTCTTGAACCTGGCCCGGATGAATGGAGACATTGACCTTGAGGACCGGGCAGAGGAGTTGTTGGTGTCGCTTGATCCATCCAAGGCAAATCCTAAGAAGCTCCCAACCCCACCTCCCAAGAGGCGCCTGGGAATTAACATGCTTGATGGGAGGAACAAGCTAGTAGAGTACAGGCTGCCACCAAAGATTGAAAAGAAGGTGGTCAATGAGCAGAGGTATGTCCCAGACACAAGATATGTGCTCCATGACATTGACCAGGAGGCCAAGGAACAGGCATTGCTGTACCACAGTGAGAGGCTGGCAATTGCTTATGGTCTGATTAGCACTCCAGCAAGAACTCCACTTCGTATCATTAAGAACCTGAGGATATGTGGTGACTGCCACAACGCCATCAAGATCATGTCAAGGATCGTTGGGAGAGAGCTTATTGTGAGGGACAACAAGAGGTTCCACCACTTCAAAGATGGAAAGTGCTCCTGTGGAGATTATTGGTGA